In Nitrospira sp., one genomic interval encodes:
- the tkt gene encoding transketolase yields the protein MTTPRIDEQCINTIRTLSMDAVQRANSGHPGTAMALAPVVYGLWQHFLRFDPQDPIWPNRDRFVLSIGHASMLLYSLLHLCGVKAVNPQYETVGEPSVTLDDIKKFRQLDSKCPGHPEYRWTSGVETTTGPLGQGVATSVGMAMAARWMGAHFNRPDFQMIDYDVYALCGDGCMMEGVTGEAASLAGHLKLSNLCWIYDNNHITIEGRTDLAFSEDVAARFFAYGWKVTRVADANDLLLLDRALATFRENKDRPTLIIVDSHIAYGAPHKQDSSAAHGEPLGEAEIMAAKRYYGWPEEAQFLVPPGVPEHFQHLMGTRGRTAREQWMMRFASYRQAYPELADALYRMQRRQLPDGWDRDLPTFPPDSKGLAGRDASATVLNAVADRVPWLIGGSADLAPSTKTRLTDKGAGDFGPTEYGGRNLHFGVREHAMGSILNGLALSKVRAFGSGFLIFSDYAKPAIRLSAIMEIPVIHVFTHDSIGVGEDGPTHQPIEQLAALRAIPGLLVIRPADANEVVEAWRVIMQLHHEPVALILSRQALPTLDRTRYAPAAGLERGAYVLAEAPGGNPEVLLLATGSEVALCLAAYERLIAEGVQARVVSMPSWELFERQSRTYREQVIPPHVTIRISVEQAATTGWDRYVGAAGTSLGMKTFGASAPLKELQKKFGFTPDHLVTVVTERLATGRD from the coding sequence ATGACAACCCCACGAATCGATGAGCAATGCATCAACACCATCAGGACCCTCTCAATGGATGCGGTCCAACGGGCGAATTCCGGACATCCAGGCACGGCGATGGCTCTAGCGCCGGTGGTGTACGGTTTGTGGCAGCATTTTTTGCGGTTCGATCCCCAAGATCCGATCTGGCCTAATCGCGACCGGTTCGTGCTCTCGATCGGCCACGCCTCCATGTTGCTCTATTCGCTGTTGCATCTCTGCGGCGTGAAGGCGGTCAACCCGCAGTACGAAACGGTGGGAGAGCCGTCGGTCACGCTGGATGACATCAAGAAGTTCCGGCAACTTGACAGCAAATGCCCGGGCCATCCGGAGTATCGCTGGACTTCCGGTGTGGAAACGACCACCGGCCCCCTCGGCCAGGGCGTCGCGACGAGTGTGGGGATGGCCATGGCAGCGCGGTGGATGGGCGCCCACTTCAACCGCCCCGATTTTCAGATGATTGATTACGACGTCTATGCCCTGTGCGGCGACGGCTGCATGATGGAGGGTGTGACGGGAGAAGCCGCGTCGTTGGCGGGGCATCTCAAACTGTCCAATCTCTGTTGGATCTACGACAACAACCACATCACGATCGAAGGGCGCACGGACTTGGCGTTCAGTGAAGATGTGGCGGCCCGCTTCTTTGCGTATGGGTGGAAGGTGACGAGGGTGGCCGACGCCAACGACCTGCTGCTGCTCGATCGGGCCTTGGCGACGTTTCGGGAGAACAAAGACCGGCCGACCCTGATCATCGTCGACAGCCATATCGCCTATGGAGCTCCTCATAAGCAGGACAGCAGCGCCGCGCACGGAGAACCGTTGGGCGAAGCGGAAATCATGGCAGCGAAACGGTACTACGGATGGCCGGAGGAGGCGCAATTTCTCGTGCCGCCCGGTGTGCCGGAGCACTTTCAGCATCTCATGGGCACACGCGGACGAACGGCGCGGGAGCAGTGGATGATGCGGTTTGCCAGTTACAGGCAGGCCTATCCGGAATTGGCGGATGCCCTCTATCGAATGCAACGCCGTCAATTGCCGGATGGATGGGACCGGGATCTGCCGACCTTTCCCCCGGATTCGAAGGGGCTGGCGGGAAGGGATGCGTCCGCGACGGTGCTCAATGCCGTGGCAGATCGAGTGCCTTGGCTCATCGGGGGCTCGGCCGACCTCGCGCCGTCCACCAAGACGCGACTCACCGACAAGGGGGCCGGCGACTTCGGTCCTACGGAGTACGGCGGCCGCAACCTGCACTTCGGGGTTCGAGAACATGCCATGGGGTCGATCCTGAACGGTCTGGCCCTCTCGAAGGTGCGGGCCTTCGGGTCGGGGTTTTTGATCTTCAGCGACTATGCGAAACCGGCGATCAGGCTGAGCGCGATTATGGAAATCCCAGTCATCCACGTGTTTACGCACGACTCCATCGGCGTGGGGGAAGACGGGCCGACCCATCAGCCAATTGAGCAGTTGGCCGCACTGCGGGCCATTCCGGGACTGCTTGTCATCCGGCCGGCCGACGCCAACGAAGTCGTGGAGGCCTGGCGTGTGATCATGCAGCTGCATCACGAGCCCGTTGCGTTGATCCTCAGCCGGCAGGCGCTCCCGACGCTGGATCGAACGAGATATGCCCCTGCCGCCGGTTTGGAACGGGGTGCCTATGTCCTGGCCGAGGCGCCGGGGGGAAACCCGGAGGTCCTGCTGTTGGCGACGGGAAGTGAAGTGGCGCTCTGTCTTGCCGCCTATGAACGGCTTATCGCCGAAGGTGTCCAAGCCCGCGTGGTGAGTATGCCCTCCTGGGAACTGTTTGAGCGGCAAAGCCGGACCTATCGAGAGCAGGTGATCCCTCCGCACGTCACGATTCGCATTTCCGTCGAGCAAGCCGCGACGACCGGTTGGGACCGATATGTCGGGGCGGCCGGGACGAGCCTCGGCATGAAGACCTTCGGGGCGTCGGCGCCGCTGAAAGAATTGCAGAAGAAGTTCGGGTTTACTCCCGATCACCTCGTAACCGTGGTCACGGAACGCCTAGCGACCGGCCGGGACTGA